One Solirubrobacter pauli DNA segment encodes these proteins:
- a CDS encoding ABC transporter permease subunit — MIWLAWRQFRFPAATILAAVAVLALLLLAVGAPSAGEQAVQLLMADRTRVDVYQFVSIAMLLLPAVVGMFWGAPLVARELEAGTHRLVWNQSVTRTRWLLTKVLVIGLSAMVVTAALGLLLSWWTHVIDDALAAGADGNGIAGQPRMTPVLFAARGLAPAGYAAFAFALGVLLGTVLRRTVPAMALTAAIFAAVQLTVPAFVRAHLDPVTQTVVVSPQNLGGFLLDGPPEAGGVVKEVRVQSVQPGAWMIANETVDSIGDSIGDYPSWLATCVKPDPEKMAPLGDPACFQRFADAGYRQRVVFQPASRYWTFQVVETVGFVVLAGALVGLTFFWVRRRVS; from the coding sequence ATGATCTGGCTCGCCTGGCGCCAGTTCCGCTTCCCGGCGGCGACGATCCTCGCCGCCGTCGCCGTCCTGGCGCTGCTGCTGCTCGCGGTCGGCGCGCCGTCGGCCGGCGAGCAGGCCGTGCAGCTGCTGATGGCCGACCGCACGCGCGTCGACGTCTACCAGTTCGTGTCGATCGCGATGCTCCTGCTGCCCGCGGTCGTCGGCATGTTCTGGGGCGCGCCGCTCGTCGCGCGCGAGCTGGAGGCCGGCACCCACCGGCTCGTCTGGAACCAGAGCGTGACCCGCACCCGCTGGCTGCTGACCAAGGTGCTGGTGATCGGCCTGTCGGCGATGGTCGTGACCGCGGCGCTCGGCCTCCTGCTCAGCTGGTGGACGCACGTGATCGACGACGCGCTCGCAGCCGGCGCCGACGGCAACGGCATCGCGGGGCAGCCGCGGATGACGCCGGTGCTGTTCGCCGCCCGTGGCCTCGCGCCCGCGGGCTACGCGGCGTTCGCCTTCGCGCTCGGCGTGCTGCTCGGCACCGTCCTGCGCCGGACCGTCCCGGCGATGGCGCTCACCGCCGCGATCTTCGCTGCCGTCCAGCTCACCGTGCCGGCCTTCGTCCGCGCGCATCTGGACCCCGTGACGCAGACCGTCGTCGTCAGCCCCCAGAACCTCGGCGGCTTCCTGCTCGACGGCCCGCCGGAGGCCGGCGGCGTGGTCAAGGAGGTGCGGGTGCAAAGCGTCCAGCCGGGCGCGTGGATGATCGCCAACGAGACGGTCGACTCGATCGGCGACTCGATCGGCGACTACCCGTCGTGGCTCGCCACCTGCGTGAAGCCGGACCCGGAGAAGATGGCCCCGCTCGGCGACCCGGCGTGCTTCCAGCGCTTCGCGGACGCGGGCTACCGCCAGCGGGTGGTGTTCCAGCCGGCGTCCCGCTACTGGACGTTCCAGGTCGTGGAGACGGTCGGGTTCGTCGTCCTCGCGGGCGCGCTCGTAGGGCTGACGTTCTTCTGGGTGCGGCGCCGCGTGAGCTAG
- a CDS encoding putative glycolipid-binding domain-containing protein: MQGEMSTFVDPPRQLAWRHQGLREGFEVVFTEPRWTIEGATTAVEERAAFAVQYAIDLTPDWVTRGARVASFGREVHLLADGDGHWHVDGVPDPALDGVFDVDLESSAFTNAFPVHRLALAVGESADAPAAWVRRDTLAVQRLEQRYTRLPDDPQGRSRFDYWSPDLACELVYDEFGLVLDYPGIAVRAPV, from the coding sequence ATGCAGGGCGAGATGTCGACGTTCGTCGACCCACCACGCCAGCTGGCCTGGCGCCATCAGGGCCTCCGCGAGGGCTTCGAGGTCGTGTTCACGGAGCCCCGCTGGACGATCGAGGGCGCCACCACCGCGGTCGAGGAGCGCGCCGCGTTCGCCGTCCAGTACGCGATCGACCTCACGCCGGACTGGGTCACGCGCGGCGCCCGGGTCGCCTCGTTCGGGCGCGAGGTGCACCTGCTCGCCGACGGCGACGGCCACTGGCACGTCGACGGCGTCCCGGACCCGGCGCTGGACGGCGTCTTCGACGTCGACCTGGAGTCGTCGGCGTTCACCAACGCGTTCCCGGTCCACCGGCTCGCGCTGGCCGTCGGCGAGTCGGCGGACGCGCCGGCGGCATGGGTGCGCCGCGACACGCTCGCCGTGCAGCGGCTCGAGCAGCGCTACACGCGGCTGCCCGACGACCCGCAGGGACGATCGCGGTTCGACTACTGGTCGCCGGACCTCGCGTGCGAGCTCGTGTACGACGAGTTCGGGCTCGTGCTCGACTACCCGGGCATCGCGGTCCGGGCGCCGGTCTAG
- a CDS encoding aldo/keto reductase, which yields MEHRTLGRSGCAVSSLTLGTMTFGHETDEAGAHAQLDAFLAAGGTLIDTADVYTRGASETIIGRWLARQPAEVRDRVVLATKGRFPMGDAPNDVGLSRRHLSAALDASLRRLQVDHVDLYQVHAWDPLTPLEETWAFLDDAVRAGKVHYLGLSNYAGWQVQKVADLAAHRGLARPVTLQPQYNLLVREIEWEIVPACAENGLGLLPWSPLGGGWLTGKYKRDQRPEGATRLGEDPERGVEAYDRRSTAQRTWDVIDAVESVATDRGVSMAQVALAWLHDRPQVTSVILGARTLEQLEDNLGAAGLHLTADETAALDAASDPAPADYPYGGPGVEQRTRLLP from the coding sequence ATGGAGCACCGCACCCTGGGACGCAGCGGCTGCGCGGTCTCGAGCCTGACGTTGGGGACGATGACGTTCGGGCACGAGACCGACGAGGCCGGTGCGCACGCGCAGCTCGACGCCTTCCTCGCCGCCGGCGGCACGCTGATCGACACCGCCGACGTCTACACCCGCGGCGCGTCGGAGACGATCATCGGCCGGTGGCTCGCGCGGCAGCCCGCCGAGGTCCGGGACCGGGTCGTGCTCGCCACGAAGGGCCGCTTCCCGATGGGTGACGCCCCGAACGACGTCGGCCTGTCGCGCCGACACCTGAGCGCGGCGCTCGACGCCTCGCTGCGCCGCCTGCAGGTCGACCACGTCGACCTTTACCAGGTGCACGCCTGGGACCCGCTCACCCCGCTCGAGGAGACGTGGGCGTTCCTCGACGACGCGGTCCGCGCCGGCAAGGTGCACTACCTCGGCCTCTCGAACTACGCCGGCTGGCAGGTCCAGAAGGTCGCCGACCTGGCCGCCCACCGCGGGCTCGCGCGGCCCGTCACGCTGCAGCCGCAGTACAACCTGCTCGTCCGCGAGATCGAGTGGGAGATCGTGCCGGCGTGCGCGGAGAACGGCCTCGGCCTCCTGCCGTGGTCGCCGCTCGGGGGCGGCTGGCTGACCGGCAAGTACAAGCGCGACCAGCGGCCCGAGGGCGCGACGCGGCTGGGGGAGGACCCGGAGCGCGGCGTCGAGGCCTACGACCGCCGCTCCACCGCGCAGCGCACGTGGGACGTGATCGACGCCGTGGAGAGCGTCGCGACCGACCGCGGCGTGTCGATGGCCCAGGTCGCCCTGGCCTGGCTGCACGACCGCCCGCAGGTCACGTCCGTGATCCTCGGAGCGCGCACGCTCGAGCAGCTCGAGGACAACCTCGGCGCGGCGGGCCTGCACCTGACGGCCGACGAGACCGCGGCGCTGGACGCGGCCAGCGACCCGGCGCCCGCGGACTACCCGTACGGCGGCCCGGGCGTCGAGCAGCGGACCCGGCTG